The Aestuariibius sp. HNIBRBA575 nucleotide sequence GGGTTCCACAGATCGGGTTTCCGTGAAATAGCGACGTGCCAAACGATGCCATCCAAGGAGTATTCCCCATGGAGATTCGCGAGGCTCTCACCTTTGACGATGTCCTACTTGTGCCAGGCGCTTCTAGCGTTCTGCCATCCACCGCAGATACCCGCACCTGGGTGACGCGCAGTATCGCGCTGAACATTCCGTTGCTATCCTCAGCGATGGACACCGTCACCGAAGCGAAAATGGCCATTGCCATGGCGCAGGCCGGTGGCATGGGCGTGATCCACAAAAACCTGAACGTCGAAGAACAAGCCCGCGAAGTGCGTCGCGTGAAACGGTTCGAAAGCGGGATTGTTTATAATCCGATCACATTGACCGCGGATCAGACATTGGCGGATGCCAAAGCATTGCAAGAACGTTATCGCGTCACCGGTTTCCCGGTTGTGGACGGGCAGGGCCGCGTTGTTGGTATCGTCACCAACCGCGACATGCGGTTTGCCACTGATAATGACACGCCGGTTTCCGTGATGATGACCAGCAACGATCTGGCCATGCTTCAGGAACCCGCCGATCTGGAAGAGGCCAAATCCCTGATGAAGTCCCGCCGGATCGAAAAATTGCTGGTCAGCGATGGCGACGGCAAATTGACCGGGCTTTTGACGCTAAAAGACACCGAAATGGCCGTGCTGAACCCAACCGCCTGCAAAGACGATCTGGGCCGGTTGCGCGTGGCGGCTGCGTCTTCGGTTGGGGATAGCGGTTTTGAACGCACCCAAGCGTTGATCGATGCCGGGGCTGATATTGTGGTGATTGATACGGCCCATGGCCATTCGCAGGGTGTTTTGGATGCGGTCACACGCGCCAAAAACCTAAACAGCAACGTGCAGATCATCGCCGGTAACGTGGCCACTGGGGCGGCCACGCGGGCGTTGATTGATGCAGGCGCAGATGCGGTTAAGGTGGGCATTGGCCCCGGATCGATCTGTACAACACGTATGGTGGCCGGTGTGGGTGTGCCGCAATTGACGGCCGTTATGGATTGCGCAAATGCAGCCGGCGACACGCCGATTATCGCGGATGGCGGCATTAAATTCTCGGGTGATTTTGCCAAAGCCATCGCCGCGGGCGCGTCCTGTGCCATGGTTGGATCGATGATCGCAGGTACGGATGAATCCCCCGGCGAAGTGATCCTATACCAAGGCCGGTCGTTTAAATCCTATCGCGGCATGGGCAGCCTTGGCGCAATGGCGCGCGGATCTGCGGATCGGTATTTCCAAAAAGACGCGGCCAGCGACAAACTGGTCCCCGAAGGCATCGAAGGCCAAGTGCCCTACAAAGGCTCTGCCAATGCGGTGGTTCACCAATTGGTCGGCGGTCTGCGGGCGGCGATGGGCTATACGGGCTGTGCCACCGTTGATGAAATGCGCAAAAACTGCAATTTCGTCAAAATCACCGGCGCCGGTCTAAAAGAAAGCCACGTGCATGATGTTCAAATCACGCGCGAAAGCCCGAATTATAGGATCGGATAATGACACCAGCCGCGCGGGTCGCCGCAGCAATCGAGATTTTGGATCAGGTGATCGACGGACAGTCTGCGGAACGTATTCTGACCGGTTGGGGCCGCCAAAATCGCTATGCCGGGTCCAAGGACCGCGCGGCTATTCGGGACTATGTTTACGACGTGTTGCGCCATATGCGCAGCTACGCCGCCATGGGCGGGGATATGTCGGGCAGGGGGCTGATGATTGGGGCGTTGCGCGCCAATGATATCGATCCCGAAACGATGTTTACCGCCATCGGGCATGCGCCCAGCGAATTGACCGACACAGAGCGCAATTTCACAGCACCTACCCTGTCCGAAGGTGAAGCTTTG carries:
- the guaB gene encoding IMP dehydrogenase, yielding MEIREALTFDDVLLVPGASSVLPSTADTRTWVTRSIALNIPLLSSAMDTVTEAKMAIAMAQAGGMGVIHKNLNVEEQAREVRRVKRFESGIVYNPITLTADQTLADAKALQERYRVTGFPVVDGQGRVVGIVTNRDMRFATDNDTPVSVMMTSNDLAMLQEPADLEEAKSLMKSRRIEKLLVSDGDGKLTGLLTLKDTEMAVLNPTACKDDLGRLRVAAASSVGDSGFERTQALIDAGADIVVIDTAHGHSQGVLDAVTRAKNLNSNVQIIAGNVATGAATRALIDAGADAVKVGIGPGSICTTRMVAGVGVPQLTAVMDCANAAGDTPIIADGGIKFSGDFAKAIAAGASCAMVGSMIAGTDESPGEVILYQGRSFKSYRGMGSLGAMARGSADRYFQKDAASDKLVPEGIEGQVPYKGSANAVVHQLVGGLRAAMGYTGCATVDEMRKNCNFVKITGAGLKESHVHDVQITRESPNYRIG